The Euphorbia lathyris chromosome 3, ddEupLath1.1, whole genome shotgun sequence genome contains a region encoding:
- the LOC136223931 gene encoding F-box protein At3g54460, which translates to MEDPVPDHKLCGYLSAVLALPSPIPDPVAALPFLSSCRVFSDGVNVGFEAENGVVLSVIANAADYLSPLKGKDGDFCSPSSSAGKRRYSKRGIVRVSGSLSVVHQIHALVVNKCVKVFARVLKVEISEGEEGDARVVVLVDVYLPVAVWSNWQFSKSGPIAGALFRHLSCDWAKRSLLLVDGGGYCSNAQGGNLSVWNPSDCHVIGCHLYCNVSDSSLKGRFELPEIFKGLPSLANKEELYSSRIKPDDDSPAAGIWDLADDLLINILVVLGPMDLVKVAATCHHLRSLAVSIMPCMKLKLFPHQKAAVEWMLQRERNPESFPHPLYMNFSTEDGFTFYINTVSGELVTEIAPTVKDFRGGMFCDEPGLGKTITALSLVLKTQGTIADPPDSAQITWCTHKGDKRCGYYEISADDFTSKNELSGRRESQSARRRQVYLDKVTSTVDLCYSSPKRARILVPEKQVVQSNESFPDNDKNVSTAREGRCTRSLSRIKKNLLHSYGEESGVSSKIKVGKKSNKRKFGFKDPVKANAKHAKHAKHPTHNETWVQCDACRKWRKLNGVVPNATTAWFCSMNTDSAYQRCKDPQEAWDSRESITYLPGFYTKGTSGANEENVSFFTSVLKEHYSMINSKTKQALTWLASLSPERLSHMETTGLTSPILGSGMHSFYKIFHALGLIRRAGKGVSKWHYPGILENLAFDVDALRMALCNPLNSFRLYLSRATLIVVPANLVDHWKTQIEKHIKPGQLQVCIWTDHKKPSAHSLAWDYDVVITTFSRLSAEWGPNKESPLMQVHWLRVMLDEGHTLGSSLNLTNKLQMAISLTASNRWLLTGTPTPNTPNSQLSHLQPILKFLHEEAYGKNQKTWEAGIFRPFEAEMEEGRSRLVQLLHRCLISARKKDLKTIPPCIKKVTFLDFTEEHARSYNELVVTVRRNILMADWNDPSHVESLLNPKQWKFRSATIRNVRLSCCVAGHIKVTEAGEDIQETMDVLVEKGLDPVSEEYALIKYCLQYGSNCVRCKEWCRLPFITPCQHLLCLDCVALNSEMCTFPGCGYLYEMQSPEILTRYENPNPKWPVPKDLIELQPSYKQDDWDPDWQSTSSSKVSYLVQRLKKLQEANSKSGNENIKDKTCPSQMSYSNALLGNCSRQSFECHKTAPEKVLIFSQFLEHLHVVEQQLTVAGINIAGYYSPMHSANKMKSLTTFQYDSTCMALLMDGSAALGLDLSFVTHVFLMEPIWDRSMEEQVISRAHRMGATRPIQVETLAMRGTIEERMLEFLQDTDGCRRLLREEPGKADHDQVTRSQRSLHDFAERNYLAQLRFVRMRSTT; encoded by the exons ATGGAAGACCCCGTTCCAGATCACAAGCTTTGCGGTTATCTTTCTGCTGTTCTCGCTCTTCCTTCTCCTATACCTGATCCAGTCGCCGCTCTCCCCTTCCTTTCTTCTTGCCGCGTGTTTTCAGACGGTGTTAATGTTGGTTTCGAGGCTGAAAACGGCGTCGTTCTCTCTGTAATTGCCAATGCGGCGGATTATTTGTCGCCGTTGAAGGGGAAGGATGGAGATTTCTGCTCTCCTAGTTCCAGTGCGGGGAAGAGGCGGTATAGTAAGAGGGGTATTGTGAGGGTGAGTGGGAGCTTGAGTGTGGTGCATCAAATTCATGCGTTGGTGGTGAATAAGTGTGTTAAGGTTTTCGCGCGTGTTTTGAAAGTTGAAATTTCGGAGGGTGAGGAAGGTGATGCTAGGGTTGTTGTGCTTGTGGATGTGTATTTGCCTGTTGCAGTGTGGTCTAATTGGCAGTTCTCCAAATCTGGGCCAATTGCTGGAGCTCTGTTTAGGCACTTGAG TTGTGACTGGGCGAAGAGAAGCTTACTGCTTGTCGATGGTGGAGGATATTGTAGCAATGCACAAGGAGGAAATTTGAGTGTTTGGAATCCCTCTGATTGTCATGTCATTGGATGCCATTTATATTGTAATGTCAGTGATTCTTCACTAAAGGGACGTTTCGAGCTTCCTGAGATTTTTAAGGGCTTGCCTAGTCTAGCAAATAAGGAAGAGCTGTATTCCTCTAGAATAAAACCAGATGATGACTCTCCTGCAGCTGGTATTTGGGATTTGGCGGATGATCTTTTGATAAATATTCTAGTTGTCCTTGGTCCGATGGATCTTGTCAAGGTAGCAGCAACCTGTCACCATTTGAGATCTTTGGCTGTATCAATAATGCCATGTATGAAACTTAAATTGTTTCCTCATCAGAAGGCAGCAGTTGAGTGGATGTTACAACGTGAACGGAATCCTGAATCCTTTCCACATCCGTTGTACATGAATTTTTCGACTGAAGATGGATTCACATTCTATATAAATACTGTTTCTGGGGAATTAGTTACTGAGATTGCACCTACTGTGAAAGATTTCCGTGGAGGAATGTTTTGTGATGAACCTGGTTTAGGAAAGACTATAACTGCACTCTCTTTGGTTCTGAAGACACAAGGAACAATTGCTGACCCACCAGATAGTGCTCAAATAACCTGGTGTACACATAAAGGTGACAAGCGATGCGGTTATTATGAAATTAGTGCTGATGACTTCACTTCTAAAAATGAACTGTCAGGGAGAAGAGAAAGCCAGAGTGCTCGTAGGCGGCAAGTATATTTGGATAAAGTTACTTCAACAGTTGATCTATGCTATTCCTCTCCTAAAAGAGCAAGAATTCTGGTTCCCGAAAAGCAAGTTGTACAGTCAAATGAGTCTTTTCCAGATAACGATAAAAATGTTTCAACTGCACGAGAAGGGCGATGCACAAGGAGCTTGAGCCGAATCAAGAAAAATCTACTGCATTCATATGGAGAAGAATCAGGAGTTAGCAGCAAAATCAAAGTTGgaaaaaaatcaaacaagaggAAGTTTGGGTTTAAAGATCCAGTAAAGGCTAATGCAAAACATGCAAAACATGCAAAACATCCAACGCATAATGAAACTTGGGTCCAATGTGATGCCTGTCGAAAATGGAGGAAGCTTAATGGTGTTGTACCTAATGCTACTACTGCTTGGTTTTGTAGCATGAACACTGATTCTGCATATCAGAGATGCAAAGATCCTCAAGAAGCTTGGGATAGTCGTGAGTCTATAACATACCTACCGGGATTTTACACCAAAGGAACATCTGGAGCAAATGAGGAAAATGTGTCATTTTTCACAAGTGTGCTGAAGGAGCATTATTCAATGATAAATTCTAAGACGAAGCAAGCATTAACATGGCTGGCTAGTCTTTCTCCAGAAAGACTTTCACATATGGAAACTACTGGTTTGACAAGTCCTATCTTAGGATCTGGTATGCATTcgttttataaaatatttcacGCACTTGGGCTGATAAGGAGGGCAGGTAAGGGTGTGAGTAAGTGGCACTACCCAGGAATCCTTGAAAACTTGGCATTTGATGTGGATGCTCTTAGAATGGCTCTCTGCAATCCGTTGAATTCTTTCAGGTTATATTTGTCTAGAGCAACTTTAATTGTTGTTCCAGCTAATCTGGTTGATCATTGGAAAACTCAAATCGAAAAGCACATCAAACCTGGTCAGTTGCAGGTCTGCATTTGGACTGATCATAAAAAGCCTTCTGCTCACAGTCTGGCATGGGATTATGATGTTGTTATAACAACCTTTAGCCGTTTAAGTGCAGAGTGGGGGCCTAATAAAGAAAGTCCTCTGATGCAAGTGCATTGGCTTAGAGTTATGTTAGATGAGGGACACACTCTTGGTTCAAGTCTTAACTTGACTAACAAGTTGCAAATGGCTATTTCTTTGACGGCTTCTAATCGCTGGCTGTTAACGGGGACCCCAACACCTAACACACCCAATAGTCAGCTGTCACATCTTCAGCCAATTCTTAAGTTCCTACACGAGGAAGCTTATGGGAAGAATCAAAAGACTTGGGAAGCTGGCATTTTTCGACCATTTGAAGCAGAGATGGAAGAAGGTCGCTCGCGTTTGGTGCAGTTGCTCCATAGGTGCTTGATTAGTGCTAGAAAGAAGGATCTAAAAACTATTCCACCATGTATCAAGAAGGTGACTTTTCTCGATTTCACTGAAGAGCATGCAAGAAGTTATAATGAATTGGTAGTTACTGTGCGGCGGAATATACTTATGGCTGACTGGAATGATCCTTCTCATGTTGAAAGTCTGCTTAACCCGAAGCAGTGGAAGTTCCGAAGTGCTACAATTAGAAACGTCAGGCTGTCTTGCTGTGTCGCAGGGCATATTAAAGTGACAGAAGCAGGTGAAGATATTCAGGAAACCATGGATGTTTTAGTTGAAAAGGGTCTAGATCCCGTTTCAGAGGAATATGCTTTAATTAAGTATTGTCTACAGTATGGAAGCAACTGtgtgag ATGCAAGGAATGGTGCCGTCTTCCTTTTATCACTCCATGTCAGCACCTTTTATGTCTTGATTGTGTTGCATTGAATAGTGAAATGTGTACTTTTCCTGGATGTGGTTACTTATATGAGATGCAAAGTCCTGAAATTTTAACTCGATATGAAAATCCCAATCCCAAATGGCCAGTCCCCAAAGATCTGATTGAGTTGCAACCTTCGTATAAACAG GATGATTGGGATCCTGATTGGCAGTCAACTTCTAGCAGCAAAGTTTCTTACCTTGTGCAGAGGCTGAAAAAATTGCAGGAAGCTAATAGCAAAAGTGGTAACGAGAACATCAAAGATAAAACTTGTCCGTCTCAGATGAGTTATTCAAATGCACTGTTGGGGAACTGTTCTAGACAAAGTTTTGAGTGTCATAAGACAGCTCCAGAGAAAGTTCTGATATTCTCTCAATTCCTTGAGCATTTACATGTGGTTGAACAGCAG TTAACTGTTGCTGGTATAAACATTGCTGGATACTATAGTCCAATGCACTCAGCCAACAAG aTGAAATCATTGACTACATTCCAATATGATTCCACTTGTATGGCTCTTTTAATGGATGGAAGTGCTGCATTAGGTCTTGACCTGAGCTTTGTAACACATGTGTTCTTAATGGAGCCTATCTGGGACAGAAG CATGGAGGAACAAGTGATAAGTCGTGCTCATCGGATGGGTGCTACACGTCCCATTCAAGTGGAGACGTTAGCCATGCGTGGTACAATTGAAGAGAGAATGCTTGAATTCCTACAG GACACTGATGGATGTAGAAGATTATTGAGAGAAGAACCTGGAAAAGCTGATCATGATCAAGTGACAAGATCTCAACGGTCACTACATGATTTCGCTGAGCGCAATTATTTGGCGCAACTAAGATTCGTTCGAATGCGTTCAACGACATAG